In Fervidobacterium thailandense, the genomic stretch GTACTGGTCCATGATTCCACATCGAACTCCGACAAATTCAACCTCGCACGCGTGTGCGATTTCAGCGAGTTCAACACGCGGAATATCGTACCCCATCATCCTCGCAATCGCGTATCCAGCGCCGACCTCCAGCGCCGCCGAACTCGACAACCCGGCTCCCATGGGGAGTTCCGAATCGATCCTCATATCAAATGGTCGAACCTCGTACCCACGCTCCATTAACTTAACAACCATGCCTATAACATAATCCGCCCAGGAATTAGTCTTCTCAAGCTTATTGAACTGTATTCCACGCTTAGCCTGTTCGGAATAAACTTTGAACACGTTGGAAGGTTGAATCTCTATCTTCACGTAACGCTTTATCGCAAACGGGAGCACGTAACCGTCGTTGTAATCAGTATGTTCACCTATCAAGTTTGCCCTTCCAGGTGAGTAGACAACAATCTTGCCAGTGGACATCACTTTTCCCCCTCTATCCGACGTAGGATCCAGCGCACCATTTTAACCCCTTTAAAATCTCCAAAACCTAATCATTCAAGAACTTCAACACTTCTGAGCTCGCGTGCCGCTTCCTCAGGAATCTTCGGGTTTATAAACGCCCAAGTCCCGGTTTCCACGCTTGCCATCCACTTAATCTTGTCCTTATCCCTTTTCACGGGATTGAACTCCACGTGGAAGTGGAACGCGTGCTGATACCTAACATCGTTCACCGGTGCTTGGAAAAGCATCATCATGTACGGGAACGCTTGCTGGAAAAGAAGGTCATACTTCATTGTAACAACCTTCAACACCTTTGACAAGAGGTAACGTTCTTTGTTGTTCAGTTCCACAATGCTACCAACGTGTCTTTTAGGATACACGTGCACCTCGTAAGGCCAACGAGCGTAGAACGGTACCACAGCGATAAAGGCCTCGTTTTCGTGAACAATCCGCTCACCGTGCTTAAGCTCTCGCTCTATAACGTCACATAGTGCACAGCTGTGGTGTTCGTCAAAATAACGCGTCAGTGCCGTCAGTTTTGCTTCAATCCTCTTTGGAATAAACGGAAACGCGTAAAGTTGCCCGTGGGGGTGAGGTAACGTTGCCCCAACTTGAGCGCCCCTGTTTTCAAAAATGAAAACGTATTTAACAAAGGGTAATTTTGAGAGTTCAAGGTACCTGTCGGCCCACATTTTTATCAACTTCTCGATCTGATGAACGGGCATTAAGCTCATTGCACTTTCGTGCTCGACTGTGTACACCACAACCTCGCACTTCCCCAACGCACGTTCTTTGGCGTAAATCTCGTCCTCGTAGTAAACCTCGGGGGCATCAACTCGGAGCGATGGGAACCTGTTGTCAAAAGAACATAGATCGTACGGTTCGGAAAATTCCGCACCACCAACACACAACGGGCATTCGTTCGTTGGATTCGTTGGCCGTTGCTGCGTGAGCGCCGAAACGATCACCCATTCCCCGGTCAAAACATTGTATCTCCTCTCAAGCATGGTGCCCACCTCTTTCCTAAAGGCTTAAAAGGCTCAAAAACCTAACGTTCCTGTTCTTCGTAATAGTTGAACGTCCGACCATCTGGTTTCTTTTCAACCCTTTTGACGAACCTGACTTTCCCCTCATCAAGCTCAACTCGGTAAACTGTTTGGGCAAGGTCCTCAACAAATAGCTTGTGAACCCCATCCACACCAGCACTGGTCACTACGTAACGTCCATCCATGATACCTTCAAGCTTGACAATCCGTTTTCCGTACGTTCTGATACTCATCAGGTCTCTCCACAGTTTCTCATCTATACGGTAACTGAGGTTATCGCTTTGAATGAGCATGTTATCCAGGAGGGCTGAAGCATAAGCGTACAGTTCCCGATGTGAATCACTTAGCTGCGAATCCTCAAGCCTCAACAACAGGCAATCCGGATCGTTCCACCAAAACACCCCGTTCATAAACCATCTTGTGAAAACGTTTCTAAGCGCGTAGTAAGCATTCGGATAACCTATGTCAGGACCGTTCGGATCCCAGAATGTGGCGGTATCCGCACCAATTCTCATTCCATCTACGTAGCCAACCGATGGCCACAGCGGTGCCCCACAACCGAGGATAAACGAATCACCGACCGTTTGTCTTATCACCTCTAACCCCTGTCTATACGCTTCTATCGGCGTGCAGTCGGTGTATCTTTTTCCCTGTATAGCACCGGCAAATAGAAAGTCGATCTTGAAGTACTCAAAACCGGCATCTTTCAAATCGGAAAACAGTTTTCGTAACCATTCTTTCACTTCCGGGTACGTCGTGTCGAGTGCGTAAATGTTTTTGTTCCAGTTCTGGTAGGCTACTCTCGGACTTCCGTTTTCATCTTTCACCAACCAATCCGGGTGTTCTCTGTAAATGGTCGATGTTTCTGCAACACTGAACGGTGCGAGCCAGATGCCAGGAACGTATCCGCGAGCACGTATCTCCGTAGCAATTTTCTCCAAGTTCGGGAATCTCTCATTTGGCTCCCAGTCACCAATATCTTTCTCCCAAGCATCATCGACTTGGAAAACCTGATAACCGCGCCCCTTGGATCTTTCAAGGTCCACTTTCATTTTTTCGTAGTCGAAGTCCAAGAAGTACTGGTACCAACTTGACCATCCAACGAGGTTTTCCGCCCTCACCACAACACCGTTTTCTTTAGCAACCAGATCCGCATAATGCGGTAGTAACCAGTCGATTTCTCCGATCAAGATGACGAACTTTTCAACCTCGGTCCAATCTTCAAACCGTTTTCCAAACAAATCGAGCCTCACCTTCACATTCTCCGGGGTAACGAGAAAGTACGGATGCCCAACCTTACTTGAGAGCGCACCAACCAAAAATCTATCGGCGCCAATGAAATAGTCGCTGATCGTGTTGTCAAAATACGTTTCGGGCATAATTGACGCGCTGTAACCGAACTTTTCCCTCAGTTCACTTGGAAAGGAGAAAGCAAAGCTCCCATCGATAACTTTCGCAGGCCCCCAAGACTGCCAGTTGTTTACCAACAATCGTCTCGGTCGCTCGAATTCGAACAGTTCGATGCAATGTACACTTCCATTCACAAACGTGCGGAACATGTAACCCAGGTGTATCGGCTCGATTCTTACGATGACTTCTCCCCCATCAACCTTCCTGTGACCGGAGTATTTCAACACCTCAAACTCGTTCAATTTCTCTGTGTCGATTAACAACGGTGCCATGCCACTTCCCTCCTTGAGGTTAATAAATGAACAACCTCACGCCGATTCGCGTACAACAAGCTCCACACCCAACTTAACTTCCCTGGGATTGGACTTCCAATTCTTCTGCCTGATGGATTCGTACAACAATTGGAAAGCCATCCTTCCTTCGGCTTCCTTATCGATTCGGACGGTCGTTAACGGTGGACATACGTACCTGGAAATCGCAATATCATCGTAACCAACGACTGCCACCTGTTCTGGAACGCTGACACGCGCTTCTTTCAGTGCTTCCAAAGCACCGACCGCAAACATATCGTTGAAACAAAACAACGCGTCAAATTCCAGCCCCGATCGAAGTATCTCCTTCATCTTTGAATACGCGTTCTCGACTCCTTCTTCTATCTGGAAGATTAACGATTCATCTGGCTTCAAGCCGTTTTTCTCATGCGCTCGGATGTAACCGGCATACCTCATCTGTGCAACGGATTTGTACATGAACGCGTTCAAGAAAAGTATTTTCCTTCGTCCCTTGGCGATAAGATAATCGACGGCAAGAAACGCTCCCGTTTCATCGTCACTGTAAACCTGAGGTAGAACGTTTTTCTCCAGTCTCACGCCGAGTACAACAGTGGGAATATTCGTTTCCACAATGAATTCAATATCCTCGACCCTTTCCTGAGTTGGAACGATAATCAAACCGTCAACGCGTCGACTCAACATCGTTTTAACTGCCTCTTCTTCGAACTCGTACTTTCGTTCCGTGTTCATCAGTATCAAGTTAAATCCCTCTTTCCTCGCCTCGTATTCTATCCCCTTCAACACTTCCGAGTAGAAAGGGTTAGAACTATCTTCAAATATAACGCCGACAACCCGCGTTAAACCGTAACGTAAGGAGAGGGCTGTCGCGTCACGAACGTACCCCAGCTCCTTCGCAATCCTCAGTATCCTTTCCTTCGTTTCCTTGTTTATGTCCGGCTTGTTGTTCAAAGCTCGTGAAACCGTGTTTATGGAAACCCCTGCCGCCCTTGCAATATCCTTAATCGTCACAAATTTCTTCATCCAAAATCAACCCTCCAACATTAGCAACTGGAACGGTTCCAAATCAATTTTTCTACCACCAACAAATGCGACGTTTCTTGTCGCTTTCAAGTTGAGAACTCCCATTAACTTGCGCTCCAAGGTCCAAACCTTTTCAGATTCTAAATTCGACACTTCGACGTCATCTCCGACGATTCTCGGTTCCAGCTCGTGTTTTAAAATCTCAATCCAGCCGTCTTCATCCAGCACCGTGCCAACGTAGTACCTACTTGCGCCGTTCCCCATTCCCATTTTCCTCGTAATTATCGGTGTCCCGTCGTTCAAGATTCCAATAACACTGGCATCACAGACTCGTAGCTCATCTACCCAGTACTTACCAGCTAACCTTTTACCCGGTGCGAGTATTTCGATATTTTTCACAGCACCAAAATCCATCACTTCAACGCCGAACTCCTCGATCAGATCTTGCGGTGCACGCTCAACTATCCAGTTGCGTTCGTCTTTCACCCCACTCATACAAGTCATAACAACCGGACCTTCAAATTTGGAAATCCTCATCCTGAACTCTTCCGGAATATGCAAAGCGTAAGGGACGATCAACAACGAGTAACCGTTGAGCTCATCATCAGAGAAGACAAACTCCACATTGTAACCAAGCCTCTTAACGGCGCGGTAAATCTCCACTAAGCTATCCCAGTACCGAAAGTCTCTGTT encodes the following:
- the galT gene encoding galactose-1-phosphate uridylyltransferase gives rise to the protein MLERRYNVLTGEWVIVSALTQQRPTNPTNECPLCVGGAEFSEPYDLCSFDNRFPSLRVDAPEVYYEDEIYAKERALGKCEVVVYTVEHESAMSLMPVHQIEKLIKMWADRYLELSKLPFVKYVFIFENRGAQVGATLPHPHGQLYAFPFIPKRIEAKLTALTRYFDEHHSCALCDVIERELKHGERIVHENEAFIAVVPFYARWPYEVHVYPKRHVGSIVELNNKERYLLSKVLKVVTMKYDLLFQQAFPYMMMLFQAPVNDVRYQHAFHFHVEFNPVKRDKDKIKWMASVETGTWAFINPKIPEEAARELRSVEVLE
- a CDS encoding LacI family DNA-binding transcriptional regulator; translation: MKKFVTIKDIARAAGVSINTVSRALNNKPDINKETKERILRIAKELGYVRDATALSLRYGLTRVVGVIFEDSSNPFYSEVLKGIEYEARKEGFNLILMNTERKYEFEEEAVKTMLSRRVDGLIIVPTQERVEDIEFIVETNIPTVVLGVRLEKNVLPQVYSDDETGAFLAVDYLIAKGRRKILFLNAFMYKSVAQMRYAGYIRAHEKNGLKPDESLIFQIEEGVENAYSKMKEILRSGLEFDALFCFNDMFAVGALEALKEARVSVPEQVAVVGYDDIAISRYVCPPLTTVRIDKEAEGRMAFQLLYESIRQKNWKSNPREVKLGVELVVRESA
- a CDS encoding glycoside hydrolase family 36 protein, encoding MAPLLIDTEKLNEFEVLKYSGHRKVDGGEVIVRIEPIHLGYMFRTFVNGSVHCIELFEFERPRRLLVNNWQSWGPAKVIDGSFAFSFPSELREKFGYSASIMPETYFDNTISDYFIGADRFLVGALSSKVGHPYFLVTPENVKVRLDLFGKRFEDWTEVEKFVILIGEIDWLLPHYADLVAKENGVVVRAENLVGWSSWYQYFLDFDYEKMKVDLERSKGRGYQVFQVDDAWEKDIGDWEPNERFPNLEKIATEIRARGYVPGIWLAPFSVAETSTIYREHPDWLVKDENGSPRVAYQNWNKNIYALDTTYPEVKEWLRKLFSDLKDAGFEYFKIDFLFAGAIQGKRYTDCTPIEAYRQGLEVIRQTVGDSFILGCGAPLWPSVGYVDGMRIGADTATFWDPNGPDIGYPNAYYALRNVFTRWFMNGVFWWNDPDCLLLRLEDSQLSDSHRELYAYASALLDNMLIQSDNLSYRIDEKLWRDLMSIRTYGKRIVKLEGIMDGRYVVTSAGVDGVHKLFVEDLAQTVYRVELDEGKVRFVKRVEKKPDGRTFNYYEEQER